One part of the Gemmatimonas sp. genome encodes these proteins:
- a CDS encoding phosphopentomutase → MSATPPTDIPHADPALRRALLLVLDGVGCGEAPDTAAYGDTGSDTIGNIARAVGGLTLPNLQRLGLGNATHIAGVPPAVHPVGAYGVMLPRSAGKDSTTGHWELAGLHLERPFPTYPNGFPPAVIDAFVAATGRPVIANCVASGTAVIAQFAEEQQQRGAWIVYTSADSVFQIAAHEQWIPLDELYRACEVARRQLVAPHDVSRVIARPFVGTPGAWQRTANRRDYSIQPPGVTLLDVLEAAGVPRAGVGKVDDLFAGRAIRSQHTTNNVAGLEAIRRWLDTAPRGFCFANLVDFDQLFGHRNDVRGFQGALEAFDRALPSLLASLREDDLLFITADHGNDPTTPSTDHARERVPLLVAGARVRGGPLGTRDTFSDLGATVADWFGQSWRGRGTSFLPQLVSA, encoded by the coding sequence ATGTCTGCCACGCCGCCAACCGACATTCCGCACGCCGACCCGGCGTTGCGCCGCGCCCTGCTCCTCGTGCTTGATGGCGTGGGGTGCGGCGAGGCACCGGATACGGCGGCCTACGGCGACACCGGCAGCGATACCATCGGCAACATTGCCCGTGCCGTGGGAGGGCTCACGCTGCCCAACCTGCAGCGACTCGGCCTTGGCAACGCCACGCACATCGCCGGGGTGCCGCCGGCCGTGCACCCCGTGGGCGCGTACGGGGTCATGCTGCCGCGCTCTGCCGGGAAGGACTCCACCACCGGGCACTGGGAGCTGGCCGGGCTGCATCTCGAGCGCCCCTTTCCCACCTACCCCAACGGCTTTCCGCCGGCGGTGATCGACGCGTTCGTTGCCGCCACCGGCCGACCGGTCATCGCCAACTGCGTCGCCAGCGGGACGGCCGTCATCGCGCAATTCGCCGAGGAGCAGCAGCAGCGCGGGGCGTGGATCGTGTACACCAGCGCCGACTCTGTTTTCCAGATTGCGGCACACGAGCAGTGGATTCCGCTGGACGAGCTCTACCGTGCCTGCGAGGTCGCGCGGCGGCAACTGGTGGCGCCGCACGACGTATCCCGGGTCATTGCGCGTCCCTTCGTGGGAACCCCAGGGGCGTGGCAGCGGACCGCGAACCGGCGGGACTATTCCATTCAGCCGCCCGGGGTGACCCTGCTCGACGTGCTCGAAGCTGCGGGCGTGCCCAGGGCGGGGGTAGGCAAGGTGGACGACCTGTTCGCCGGGCGAGCCATCCGGTCGCAGCACACGACCAACAACGTGGCAGGGCTCGAGGCCATTCGCCGGTGGCTGGATACGGCGCCGCGTGGGTTCTGCTTCGCCAACTTGGTAGATTTCGACCAGCTCTTCGGGCATCGGAATGATGTCCGGGGTTTTCAGGGAGCGCTCGAGGCGTTCGACCGGGCACTCCCGTCACTGCTTGCGTCCCTGCGGGAGGACGACCTGCTGTTCATCACGGCTGACCACGGCAACGACCCCACCACGCCATCCACGGACCACGCGCGCGAGCGCGTGCCGTTGCTGGTGGCGGGAGCGCGCGTGCGTGGAGGCCCGCTGGGAACGCGGGACACCTTCTCCGATCTCGGTGCCACAGTGGCCGACTGGTTCGGGCAATCCTGGCGCGGCCGCGGGACCTCGTTCCTCCCCCAGCTCGTGTCCGCGTGA
- the miaB gene encoding tRNA (N6-isopentenyl adenosine(37)-C2)-methylthiotransferase MiaB gives MSAPLSLPELPDTVTATPRPTVYIETYGCQMNVADSELMYGKLVAHGYAPVDAPDGADVILVNTCAIRENAETRVIGRLGELRRFMKPDTIVGVTGCMAQRLGARVLDQAKHVSLVVGPDGYRALPALLDGARRGEKFTATDFDLEEHYEDVVARRFEGVKAWIPVQRGCDYRCTYCIVPFTRGPERSRKLADVVREVQQVVEQGLSEVVLLGQTVNSYTDGSHDFADLLRAVGSVDGIRRVRYTSPHPNDFSDRVIEAMATTPTVCEHVHLPMQSGSTSMLKRMLRRYSREDYLDCVARLRAAIPGLALTTDIIVGFPGETDEEFTDTLSLCREVRFDDAFMFKFSAREGTPATRMPPEWTIPDDVVATRFDRLVSTVRGISRENNLGRLGETMELLIEKVARDGELLQGRSRDFKTVMVPADAARIGEYLTVTLTGTTGATFTGTPVVERRERAPLPMMSA, from the coding sequence ATGAGTGCTCCGCTTTCGCTTCCCGAGCTGCCGGACACCGTCACGGCAACGCCCAGGCCCACCGTGTACATCGAGACATACGGCTGCCAGATGAACGTGGCCGACTCCGAACTCATGTACGGAAAGCTGGTGGCGCACGGGTACGCGCCGGTTGATGCGCCCGACGGCGCTGACGTCATTCTCGTGAACACCTGCGCCATTCGCGAGAACGCCGAAACGCGCGTCATTGGCCGTCTCGGTGAACTGCGCCGCTTCATGAAGCCCGACACCATCGTGGGGGTGACCGGCTGCATGGCGCAGCGGCTGGGGGCCCGCGTGCTCGACCAGGCCAAGCACGTGTCGCTCGTCGTTGGCCCCGATGGCTACCGGGCGCTCCCGGCGTTGCTCGACGGGGCGCGTCGCGGCGAGAAGTTCACCGCCACCGACTTCGACCTCGAGGAGCACTACGAGGACGTGGTGGCGCGGCGCTTCGAAGGGGTGAAGGCGTGGATTCCGGTGCAGCGCGGCTGCGACTATCGCTGCACCTACTGCATCGTGCCGTTCACGCGGGGCCCCGAGCGCAGCCGCAAGCTGGCCGACGTGGTGCGCGAGGTGCAGCAGGTGGTCGAGCAGGGCCTCTCCGAAGTGGTGCTGTTGGGGCAGACCGTCAACTCGTACACCGACGGCTCGCACGACTTCGCCGACCTGCTGCGCGCGGTGGGCTCCGTCGATGGCATTCGTCGCGTGCGCTACACGAGCCCACATCCGAACGATTTCAGCGACCGGGTCATCGAGGCGATGGCCACGACGCCCACCGTCTGCGAGCACGTGCATCTGCCCATGCAGAGCGGCAGCACGAGCATGCTCAAGCGCATGCTGCGACGCTATTCCCGTGAGGACTACCTCGACTGCGTGGCCCGCCTGCGCGCCGCGATTCCGGGGCTCGCCCTCACGACCGACATCATCGTGGGGTTTCCGGGCGAAACCGATGAGGAGTTCACCGATACGCTGTCCCTCTGCCGGGAAGTGCGCTTCGACGACGCCTTCATGTTCAAGTTCTCGGCCCGTGAGGGCACGCCGGCCACACGCATGCCGCCCGAGTGGACGATCCCCGACGACGTCGTGGCGACCCGCTTCGACCGCCTCGTGAGCACGGTGCGCGGCATATCGCGCGAGAACAATCTCGGCCGTCTTGGCGAGACCATGGAGTTGCTTATCGAGAAGGTGGCGCGCGACGGCGAACTGCTGCAGGGCCGCTCGCGTGATTTCAAGACGGTCATGGTGCCTGCCGACGCGGCCCGAATTGGCGAGTATCTCACGGTGACCCTCACCGGCACCACCGGGGCCACGTTCACCGGTACGCCGGTGGTCGAGCGACGGGAGCGCGCGCCCTTGCCCATGATGAGCGCATAG
- a CDS encoding DNA internalization-related competence protein ComEC/Rec2: protein MAHTGCAMPLLIHAVAWWLAGLMAGAWWHTPLPPALLLAAGVVLWRRGRVEPLLVAAGLLASWGDERENRLCAQRLQRQLAEGRAAWVHVADHVPSRGRRPAQLRGQASERARWPRCHVPAVVNLAPQDSTRAAAPTPRPGMHVPVWASPQPTGTALRLERARVGVAYGPRHPLVAWRAHVGTVIDDAFRTRAPLVRALLIADQRSIDPAVRDRYADAGLVHLLSVSGMHVAIIATALLTLGGALRLSRRWLEPACVCVVVAYVALLGFPAPAVRSAIMLIVTMLSRRWQRPVHEWTALALGAVVPTIEPAIVHDLGWQLSVGGMAALVATRSLHRRWKRDRHPLPVTAYAARMLRWWHRQRGAAGWLLGEISTGLIATLVMAPLVAWTFGRISLVAPLSNVVAAPLIGVLQPALFLALLAALLLPAGPHHWLADATQPLMALLDLVAHGAAAVPGAVLGVAPTFATAVGTGTAVALLVRSTADRRRGRWVVGAAAVLTATLWRSAMVPGNGHLELHVLDVGQGDALALRTPRGRWILVDAGRRWQGGDAGRRVVVPYVRRRGGQVALFVLTHPHDDHAGGAASVVRALRPARWWEPAFVLPSPGYREALDAVRETNTPWERVRPGRTFTLDGVQLTVLAPDSSWTALQRDANESSVVLRVDFGHHRLLLTGDAEGEEEAWLVAQQGADALDVDVLKLGHHGSRTSSTAPLLDAATPRLAIASVGAGNRYGHPSPETLAALMARGVPVLRTDTDGTVIVQTDGRTLRVLAGGEAWQVPQENRVP from the coding sequence ATGGCGCACACAGGTTGTGCCATGCCGTTGCTCATTCATGCGGTTGCGTGGTGGCTGGCGGGGCTCATGGCGGGGGCGTGGTGGCACACGCCGCTGCCGCCCGCGCTGCTTCTGGCGGCGGGGGTCGTGCTCTGGCGCCGTGGTCGGGTGGAGCCGCTCCTCGTGGCGGCCGGGTTGCTGGCCTCGTGGGGAGACGAGCGCGAGAACCGGCTCTGTGCCCAACGGTTGCAGCGGCAGCTGGCCGAAGGCCGCGCGGCATGGGTGCATGTGGCGGATCACGTGCCGTCGCGCGGCCGTCGCCCGGCGCAGCTGCGCGGGCAGGCGTCGGAGCGCGCACGCTGGCCGCGCTGTCACGTGCCGGCGGTGGTGAACCTCGCGCCCCAGGATAGTACGCGCGCCGCCGCGCCGACGCCCCGGCCAGGCATGCACGTGCCGGTGTGGGCGTCTCCGCAGCCAACCGGCACGGCGCTGCGACTCGAACGCGCCCGGGTTGGAGTCGCGTACGGCCCGCGCCATCCACTCGTGGCGTGGCGCGCCCATGTGGGGACGGTCATCGACGACGCCTTTCGCACGCGCGCGCCACTTGTACGCGCGCTGCTCATTGCCGATCAGCGCAGCATCGACCCCGCGGTTCGCGATCGCTACGCCGACGCGGGTCTCGTGCACCTGTTGTCGGTCAGCGGCATGCATGTCGCGATCATCGCCACGGCATTGCTCACGCTGGGCGGTGCCTTGCGCCTCTCCCGTCGCTGGCTCGAACCGGCGTGTGTGTGCGTCGTGGTGGCCTACGTGGCACTCCTCGGCTTCCCGGCGCCCGCGGTGCGCAGCGCCATCATGCTCATCGTCACGATGCTCAGTCGTCGCTGGCAGCGCCCGGTGCACGAGTGGACGGCCCTCGCCCTCGGGGCGGTGGTCCCCACCATCGAGCCCGCCATCGTGCACGACCTCGGCTGGCAACTCAGCGTGGGCGGCATGGCGGCGCTGGTGGCGACCCGGTCGCTGCACCGACGCTGGAAACGGGACCGTCACCCGCTCCCGGTAACCGCCTATGCGGCAAGGATGCTGCGCTGGTGGCATCGGCAACGAGGGGCCGCCGGCTGGCTCCTCGGCGAAATCTCCACCGGCCTCATCGCCACACTGGTCATGGCACCGCTCGTGGCCTGGACCTTCGGTCGGATCAGTCTGGTGGCGCCCCTGTCCAATGTTGTGGCGGCGCCATTGATCGGCGTTCTCCAGCCGGCGTTGTTTCTTGCCCTGCTCGCCGCGCTGCTGTTGCCCGCTGGGCCGCACCACTGGCTCGCGGACGCGACGCAGCCACTCATGGCGTTGCTCGATCTCGTGGCCCACGGTGCGGCAGCGGTGCCTGGCGCCGTACTTGGCGTGGCTCCCACCTTCGCCACCGCCGTGGGGACCGGCACGGCCGTAGCGCTGCTCGTACGCAGCACGGCCGACCGACGGCGCGGCCGTTGGGTGGTGGGGGCGGCCGCCGTGCTCACGGCCACCCTCTGGCGATCGGCAATGGTGCCGGGAAACGGGCACCTGGAGCTGCATGTGCTCGACGTCGGGCAGGGGGATGCCCTGGCGCTGCGTACGCCGCGCGGACGCTGGATTCTCGTGGACGCGGGGCGGCGCTGGCAGGGGGGCGATGCGGGTCGCCGCGTCGTGGTGCCGTATGTGCGGCGGCGCGGCGGACAGGTGGCGCTGTTCGTGCTTACGCACCCGCACGACGATCACGCGGGTGGCGCGGCAAGTGTGGTGCGGGCGCTGCGCCCGGCGCGCTGGTGGGAGCCGGCCTTCGTGCTGCCCAGCCCAGGCTACCGCGAGGCACTCGACGCCGTGCGGGAAACCAACACGCCGTGGGAGCGTGTGCGCCCGGGGCGCACCTTTACACTGGATGGTGTGCAGTTGACCGTGCTGGCTCCCGATTCCTCGTGGACCGCCTTACAGCGGGATGCCAACGAATCGTCGGTGGTGCTGCGCGTCGATTTCGGACATCACCGTCTGCTGTTGACCGGCGACGCCGAGGGAGAGGAAGAGGCGTGGCTGGTGGCGCAGCAGGGCGCCGACGCGCTCGATGTCGATGTCCTGAAGCTGGGGCATCACGGCAGTCGGACGAGCTCGACCGCCCCGCTCCTCGATGCGGCCACGCCGCGCCTGGCGATTGCCTCGGTGGGGGCGGGCAACCGCTACGGACATCCCTCACCCGAGACGCTGGCGGCGCTCATGGCACGCGGCGTTCCCGTGTTGCGCACCGATACCGATGGCACCGTGATTGTGCAGACCGATGGACGCACGCTGCGGGTCCTTGCGGGCGGCGAGGCGTGGCAGGTGCCCCAGGAGAATCGCGTGCCATGA
- the cdd gene encoding cytidine deaminase, protein MSTLPPELERLRAVADAARANAWAPYSQFPVGAALEAADGRVFGGCNVENASYPAGTCAERVALGTAVAAGARGFVRVVITSTQHDPTPPCGICRQALVEFAPALEVYAVTPDGRAARWSLAELLPAPFTPASLENV, encoded by the coding sequence GTGAGCACGCTGCCCCCCGAGCTCGAGCGGCTGCGCGCTGTGGCGGATGCGGCGCGTGCCAATGCCTGGGCGCCGTACTCGCAGTTCCCGGTTGGCGCCGCACTGGAAGCCGCTGATGGCCGCGTGTTCGGCGGCTGTAACGTGGAGAATGCCTCGTACCCGGCAGGCACCTGTGCCGAACGGGTAGCGTTGGGAACGGCCGTTGCCGCGGGGGCGCGTGGGTTCGTGCGGGTGGTCATTACGTCCACGCAGCACGATCCCACCCCGCCGTGTGGGATCTGTCGTCAGGCGCTGGTGGAATTCGCCCCCGCGCTGGAAGTCTACGCCGTGACGCCCGATGGGCGCGCGGCTCGCTGGTCGCTGGCCGAGCTGCTGCCGGCACCGTTCACGCCTGCATCACTCGAGAATGTCTGA
- the fbp gene encoding class 1 fructose-bisphosphatase, which produces MVKHTATSVVTIERFIIEQERMFPEATGELSGILYDMALAGKMIANKVRSAGLADILGATMSENVQGEVQQKLDVIANEIIVKAFDHGGRLCAMASEEEPDIIQIPEGFRHGKYVLLFDPLDGSSNIDVNVPVGTIFSVFRKITRGTRGEMEDMLQPGRRQVAAGYILYGSSTMMVYTTGQGAHGFTLDPSIGEFLLSHPNIRIPERARYLSVNDAYEQDWPEPTRALMRRYRGLDGQKKALNVRYVGSLVADFHRNLLGGGVFCYPANEKATRGKLRLLYEANPLAFIAEQAGGLATDGYGSILDIEPTELHQRSPLYIGSKAEVEMVSEFPLPRYVAPGIPERRGAARPAPSAVSAG; this is translated from the coding sequence GTGGTCAAGCATACTGCGACGTCGGTCGTCACCATCGAGCGCTTCATCATCGAGCAGGAGCGCATGTTCCCGGAGGCGACGGGCGAACTGTCCGGCATCCTCTACGACATGGCACTCGCCGGGAAGATGATCGCCAACAAGGTGCGCAGCGCCGGCCTCGCCGACATCCTCGGCGCAACAATGAGCGAGAATGTGCAGGGCGAAGTCCAGCAGAAGCTCGACGTCATCGCCAACGAGATCATCGTCAAGGCGTTCGATCATGGCGGGCGGCTCTGTGCGATGGCGTCGGAGGAAGAGCCCGACATCATCCAGATCCCCGAAGGCTTCCGCCACGGCAAGTACGTGCTGCTCTTCGATCCGCTCGACGGCTCGTCGAACATCGACGTCAATGTGCCGGTGGGCACGATCTTCTCCGTGTTCCGCAAGATCACGCGCGGTACGCGCGGCGAGATGGAGGACATGCTGCAGCCTGGGCGCCGTCAGGTGGCGGCCGGCTACATCCTCTATGGCTCGAGCACCATGATGGTGTACACCACGGGGCAGGGGGCGCACGGCTTCACGCTCGATCCGTCCATCGGTGAGTTCCTGCTGTCGCACCCCAACATCCGCATCCCCGAGCGGGCGCGATATCTGTCGGTGAACGACGCGTACGAGCAGGATTGGCCGGAGCCGACCCGCGCGCTCATGCGGCGGTATCGTGGGCTCGACGGGCAGAAGAAGGCGCTGAATGTGCGCTACGTGGGTTCGCTCGTGGCCGACTTCCATCGCAACCTGCTCGGTGGTGGTGTGTTCTGTTATCCCGCCAACGAGAAGGCCACGCGCGGCAAGCTCCGTCTCCTGTATGAAGCCAACCCCCTTGCCTTCATTGCGGAGCAGGCGGGAGGACTCGCGACCGACGGCTACGGCAGCATCCTCGACATCGAGCCCACCGAGCTGCATCAGCGCTCGCCGCTCTATATCGGCAGCAAGGCGGAGGTGGAGATGGTCAGTGAATTCCCGCTTCCCCGGTATGTGGCCCCCGGCATTCCGGAGCGCCGAGGGGCGGCACGCCCCGCACCCTCCGCGGTTTCGGCGGGCTGA